One window of Alkaliphilus metalliredigens QYMF genomic DNA carries:
- a CDS encoding MerR family transcriptional regulator yields MKEKFLIGELSKIFNISSDTLRHYDRIGLLKPDYDQVNGYRYYSVEKFFALSRILFLKSLDISLEDIKQYFNNQNTDHLLALLKSEEAQIDHKINRLINLKGKIKSKIELIEGADKYINQIRVERLPERWGVFMDIKDIEDAYEVKRSFKEHEAHLKISSWLTEGQIYTSITKEDILGRRFHRFNYFIEISSREENVSTQVKVLPEYEYACLVFCGSYNKIEAYYSMLIQWIEENNYEIAGDAIEKNIVDYGFSDSEEEYISEIQIPIKLNRV; encoded by the coding sequence ATGAAGGAAAAATTTTTAATCGGAGAGCTATCTAAAATTTTTAATATCAGCTCGGATACCCTAAGACACTATGATCGAATTGGATTATTAAAGCCTGATTATGATCAAGTGAATGGTTACCGATATTATAGTGTGGAGAAATTCTTTGCATTAAGTAGGATTTTGTTTTTGAAAAGCCTTGATATCTCCCTTGAAGATATCAAGCAGTACTTTAATAATCAGAATACAGATCACCTACTGGCGTTGCTCAAAAGTGAAGAGGCACAAATTGATCATAAAATTAATCGATTAATTAATCTCAAGGGAAAAATCAAAAGTAAGATTGAATTAATTGAAGGTGCAGACAAATACATTAATCAAATAAGAGTGGAAAGACTCCCTGAAAGATGGGGTGTTTTTATGGATATTAAGGATATTGAGGATGCTTACGAGGTAAAAAGATCCTTCAAGGAGCATGAAGCCCATTTAAAAATATCCTCATGGCTTACGGAAGGTCAAATTTATACTTCTATCACAAAGGAAGACATATTGGGAAGACGCTTTCATCGATTCAATTACTTTATTGAGATCTCATCTAGAGAGGAAAATGTCAGTACCCAGGTGAAGGTCTTGCCAGAGTATGAGTATGCTTGTTTAGTGTTTTGTGGTTCCTATAATAAAATTGAAGCATACTATAGTATGTTAATTCAGTGGATTGAAGAAAATAACTATGAGATAGCCGGGGATGCTATTGAAAAAAATATAGTGGACTACGGTTTTTCTGACTCTGAAGAAGAATATATATCAGAAATTCAAATTCCGATTAAATTGAATAGAGTATAA
- the rocF gene encoding arginase — MDINIIGVPIYYGADKRGPEYGPEKLREKKVASVLSKYNNKVYDMGDIHVPDVKDYDKFFSHANLKYLDAIMEVNKNLAHTVYSSLMSESFPLVIGGDHSIALGSISGVSRAHKNFAVVWMDAHGDINTQDTSGSGNIHGMPLAKLMNVGHEGLTNVYFQGQKVKPENVFIIGARDLDLGEIALIDKMKLNVYSADEIIEKGINEVMQAVMNKLKVNHVEAIHLSFDLDFIDAEFVPGTGTPVSVGINVDDTKKALKTLAESKLIKSMDFVELNVLLDKNDITADLAIDLLDWTFKHM; from the coding sequence ATGGATATTAATATTATTGGTGTTCCTATATATTACGGTGCGGACAAGAGGGGGCCAGAGTATGGGCCAGAAAAGCTGAGAGAAAAAAAGGTGGCAAGTGTTCTCAGTAAGTATAATAATAAGGTGTATGACATGGGAGATATTCATGTGCCTGATGTAAAGGATTACGATAAGTTTTTTTCCCATGCAAACCTAAAATACTTGGATGCGATTATGGAGGTTAATAAAAACCTTGCACATACTGTATATTCATCATTAATGTCAGAGAGCTTTCCATTAGTCATTGGAGGGGATCATTCCATTGCACTGGGGAGTATCTCCGGTGTGAGTCGTGCCCACAAGAACTTCGCAGTTGTTTGGATGGATGCCCACGGAGACATCAACACCCAGGACACAAGTGGAAGTGGTAACATCCATGGCATGCCTCTAGCAAAGCTAATGAATGTAGGCCATGAAGGGTTAACGAATGTATATTTTCAAGGGCAGAAGGTTAAGCCAGAAAATGTCTTTATTATAGGCGCAAGGGATCTAGACCTTGGTGAGATTGCATTAATTGATAAAATGAAGCTTAATGTCTATTCTGCAGATGAGATTATTGAAAAAGGAATTAATGAAGTGATGCAAGCGGTGATGAATAAACTAAAAGTCAATCATGTTGAAGCCATTCATTTGAGCTTTGATCTTGATTTTATTGATGCTGAATTTGTACCGGGAACAGGGACACCAGTATCTGTTGGAATTAATGTAGATGATACGAAAAAAGCGCTAAAAACACTTGCAGAATCCAAATTAATTAAGTCCATGGACTTTGTTGAACTAAATGTGCTATTAGATAAAAATGATATCACAGCGGATCTGGCAATTGATCTTTTAGATTGGACATTTAAACATATGTAG
- the lipB gene encoding lipoyl(octanoyl) transferase LipB yields MHLNVVNLGRCEYEKALQVQIELLEKRQRGEIEDTLILVEHPPVITKGRHADETNIIGSEASLINHGIQLFNTDRGGDVTYHGPGQIVGYPIVNIRKSKIGVKKFVENLEEVLIRLLDEKYHITATRSSVNPGVWVGANKIAAIGLAVKRGVSMHGFALNVSTNLAHFKFLVPCGIADRGVTSIEEILGYPVDFHVANQHVLAYFSEVFNYDIIETVE; encoded by the coding sequence ATGCATCTAAATGTAGTGAACCTAGGTAGATGTGAATATGAAAAGGCGTTACAAGTCCAAATAGAGTTGCTTGAAAAAAGACAGCGGGGAGAAATTGAGGATACTTTGATTTTAGTGGAGCATCCACCGGTGATTACCAAGGGAAGACATGCAGATGAAACCAATATTATTGGATCTGAAGCATCTTTAATAAATCATGGAATCCAGTTATTTAATACGGATCGAGGTGGTGATGTTACCTATCATGGGCCGGGACAAATTGTTGGATACCCGATTGTCAATATTAGAAAATCTAAGATTGGGGTCAAAAAGTTTGTAGAGAACCTCGAAGAAGTGTTAATTCGATTATTAGATGAAAAGTATCACATTACTGCTACAAGATCTTCTGTAAATCCAGGGGTTTGGGTAGGTGCTAATAAAATTGCTGCAATTGGCTTGGCAGTGAAGCGTGGCGTGAGCATGCATGGGTTTGCCTTAAATGTCAGTACTAATTTAGCGCATTTTAAGTTTCTGGTTCCCTGTGGTATTGCAGATAGAGGGGTAACTTCTATTGAAGAGATTTTAGGGTATCCAGTTGACTTTCATGTAGCCAATCAGCATGTATTAGCGTATTTCAGCGAAGTTTTTAATTATGATATCATAGAGACAGTAGAGTAG
- a CDS encoding 2-oxoacid:acceptor oxidoreductase family protein, which translates to MMDKVILAGFGGQGVMFLGKVLAYAGMGSDLELCWIPSYGPEMRGGTANCSVILSDEEIYSPVIDFADGAIVLNKPAYDKFAPRIKPGGILVVNSSLAELEDMRDDIKIIQIPATDIANEMGNSSIANMVCLGALLPYLNLVDLDKVKKAMDSLTKKRPQLLAVNVDAVNKGIEFIQGQ; encoded by the coding sequence ATGATGGATAAAGTAATACTTGCCGGATTTGGTGGTCAAGGGGTCATGTTTCTAGGTAAAGTTTTAGCCTATGCAGGTATGGGTTCAGATCTAGAGCTTTGCTGGATTCCATCCTATGGACCCGAAATGCGTGGAGGGACTGCCAACTGTTCGGTAATCCTATCAGATGAAGAAATATACTCTCCTGTAATCGATTTTGCTGATGGTGCAATTGTGCTCAATAAGCCAGCTTATGATAAATTTGCACCTCGTATTAAGCCAGGGGGCATATTAGTGGTGAACTCATCCCTTGCTGAACTAGAAGATATGAGAGATGACATTAAAATAATCCAGATTCCTGCTACGGATATTGCAAATGAAATGGGTAATTCAAGCATTGCTAATATGGTATGCCTAGGTGCATTGCTACCATACTTAAATCTAGTAGACCTAGATAAAGTGAAAAAGGCAATGGATTCTTTAACAAAGAAAAGGCCACAATTATTAGCGGTTAACGTAGATGCAGTAAATAAAGGAATTGAATTTATACAAGGTCAATAG
- a CDS encoding thiamine pyrophosphate-dependent enzyme, which yields MEKVFSRSKGLSDVPFSFCPGCTHGIIMRLIAEILEELDIIEDTIGISPVGCAGFCQDFFTCDFVGAPHGRAQAVGIGVKRAMPDRTVFTYQGDGDMAAIGTQHAIHAAARGEKITSIMVNNAIYGMTGGQMAPTTLEGMKTSTSPYGRDTILTGAPMDFPKVIAALEGAVYVASVSVDSPKNIKQAKAAIKKAFKVQQAGLGFALVSVLSTCPTNWGMTPVESLQWLRDNMMPIYEMGELKMTEEVKSL from the coding sequence ATGGAAAAAGTGTTTTCTAGAAGTAAAGGATTATCAGATGTTCCATTTTCATTTTGTCCAGGATGTACTCACGGAATCATTATGAGATTAATTGCAGAAATACTTGAAGAATTAGATATTATTGAGGATACAATCGGAATTTCTCCTGTAGGATGTGCAGGTTTTTGTCAAGATTTTTTTACCTGTGACTTTGTAGGCGCTCCCCATGGTAGAGCTCAAGCGGTGGGCATCGGGGTTAAAAGAGCAATGCCAGATAGAACGGTATTCACTTATCAAGGAGATGGAGATATGGCTGCCATCGGAACACAGCATGCCATCCATGCTGCAGCTAGAGGTGAAAAGATCACTTCTATCATGGTCAACAATGCGATTTATGGAATGACTGGAGGACAGATGGCACCCACTACCCTAGAAGGAATGAAGACATCTACCAGTCCTTATGGAAGAGATACAATTTTGACTGGTGCACCTATGGATTTCCCAAAGGTTATTGCTGCACTAGAAGGGGCTGTATATGTGGCTTCTGTTTCAGTAGATTCACCAAAGAACATTAAACAAGCTAAAGCAGCTATTAAAAAGGCATTCAAGGTTCAACAGGCTGGGTTAGGCTTTGCATTAGTCAGTGTACTATCAACCTGTCCAACTAACTGGGGAATGACACCTGTGGAAAGCTTACAATGGTTACGAGATAATATGATGCCTATTTATGAAATGGGAGAATTAAAGATGACCGAGGAGGTAAAGAGCTTATGA
- the vorB gene encoding 3-methyl-2-oxobutanoate dehydrogenase subunit VorB: MEKVLLKGNEIIGEAAIRSGCKLFFGYPITPSTEVVEYLSKHLPPVGGTVLQAEDEIAAINMCYGAAATGSRVLTASSSPGVSLKQEGISYSAAAELPMVIVNVNRCGPGLGGLGPAQSDYFQSVKGGGHGDYRLIVLAPSTAQELYDFTMQGFDLADQYRNPVMILSDGFLGQTMEPVVLKDRPEAPKVDRDWIIDGAKGRKKRILASYSLTNEIGEANNLRWEAKYKNIQEKEQQWEEFHTEDAEYLLVSYGTTGRICKSTVLNARKKGIKLGLIRPITLWPYPEKAFAPYKDKVKGIVTVELNTGQMIEDVKLSVECKMPVHLYRRQGGMLPTEHEILDYVEDTFNLTAVEEV; this comes from the coding sequence ATGGAAAAGGTATTGTTGAAAGGTAATGAAATAATTGGTGAAGCAGCCATCCGTTCAGGATGTAAGTTGTTTTTCGGATATCCAATCACACCATCAACAGAGGTGGTAGAATATTTATCTAAGCATTTACCACCAGTAGGTGGAACGGTATTACAGGCAGAAGATGAAATCGCAGCGATTAATATGTGTTATGGTGCTGCCGCTACAGGATCTAGAGTTCTGACAGCATCATCAAGCCCTGGAGTCAGCTTAAAGCAAGAAGGAATTTCATACAGTGCAGCTGCTGAACTACCAATGGTAATTGTTAACGTTAACCGATGTGGTCCAGGATTAGGTGGATTAGGTCCAGCTCAATCAGATTATTTCCAATCAGTTAAGGGTGGTGGACACGGTGATTATCGATTAATCGTCTTAGCACCTTCCACAGCTCAGGAACTTTATGACTTCACAATGCAAGGATTTGATTTAGCGGATCAATACCGTAACCCAGTGATGATTTTATCCGATGGATTTTTAGGTCAAACAATGGAACCTGTTGTTTTAAAGGATAGACCAGAAGCACCTAAGGTTGATAGAGACTGGATCATTGATGGTGCTAAAGGAAGAAAAAAACGTATATTAGCTAGCTACTCTCTAACCAATGAAATTGGTGAGGCCAATAATCTGCGTTGGGAAGCAAAATATAAAAATATTCAAGAAAAAGAACAGCAATGGGAAGAATTTCATACTGAAGATGCAGAATACCTGCTAGTCAGCTATGGAACCACCGGTAGGATATGCAAGAGTACTGTTTTAAATGCTAGGAAAAAAGGAATTAAACTAGGGTTAATCCGTCCCATTACCCTATGGCCATACCCAGAAAAAGCCTTTGCACCTTATAAGGATAAGGTGAAGGGAATTGTGACTGTGGAGTTAAATACAGGACAAATGATCGAAGATGTGAAGCTTTCAGTGGAGTGTAAAATGCCTGTACATCTTTACAGAAGACAGGGTGGTATGCTACCAACGGAGCATGAAATATTAGATTATGTTGAAGATACATTTAATTTAACTGCAGTAGAGGAGGTGTAA
- a CDS encoding 4Fe-4S dicluster domain-containing protein has protein sequence MPKVDIISKYCKSCSLCVDICPKKILKIGDKSNQKGYFTAVCTDQDKCIGCTLCATVCPDVAIDVYK, from the coding sequence GTGCCAAAGGTTGACATAATAAGTAAGTATTGTAAAAGCTGTAGTCTTTGTGTTGATATTTGTCCTAAGAAGATTCTAAAGATTGGAGACAAATCGAACCAAAAAGGATATTTCACAGCAGTTTGCACTGATCAAGATAAGTGTATTGGATGTACGCTATGTGCAACGGTTTGTCCAGATGTGGCAATAGACGTTTACAAATAA
- the buk gene encoding butyrate kinase, whose protein sequence is MALSKNRILVINPGATSTKMGVFEDEALLFKRTVDHSVQDLQEFAKVVDQYQYRLDLALQVLKEENIEIKTLASIVGRGGLLKSLPGGTYKVNEKMIEDLKKAERGEHASNLGAVMASDLAGQLNVPAFIVDPVSVDEMEPVARISGLADIERISLSHALNMKAVARKVAQEMDKAYEDVNFVVVHLGTGVSVTPHKRGKMIDVNNAKAEGPFSPDRCGGLPADQLVKLCFSGKYTYDELKEKVSSKGGFYSYFGTTDAREVEAMAAAGNEKANIVLEALAYQVAKEIGAMAAVLEGDVDKIILTGGIAYSKRIVADIAKRVKFIAPIEVVPGEEELESLALGALRVIRGEEEAAIYS, encoded by the coding sequence ATGGCACTTTCTAAAAATAGAATACTCGTAATTAATCCAGGAGCCACATCAACTAAAATGGGTGTATTTGAAGACGAAGCACTTCTTTTTAAAAGAACTGTGGATCACTCTGTACAAGATTTGCAGGAATTTGCAAAGGTAGTTGATCAATATCAATATCGTTTAGACTTAGCATTACAAGTACTTAAAGAAGAAAATATTGAAATCAAAACATTGGCGTCGATCGTAGGACGTGGGGGATTACTAAAATCCTTACCTGGCGGAACGTATAAAGTCAACGAAAAGATGATTGAGGATTTAAAAAAGGCTGAACGAGGTGAGCATGCTTCTAACTTAGGTGCGGTTATGGCTTCGGATTTAGCCGGTCAATTAAATGTACCTGCATTTATCGTAGATCCAGTTTCAGTAGATGAAATGGAGCCTGTGGCCAGGATATCTGGACTAGCTGATATAGAACGAATTAGTTTATCCCATGCGTTAAACATGAAAGCGGTTGCCCGTAAAGTAGCACAAGAAATGGATAAAGCATATGAAGATGTTAATTTTGTTGTGGTTCACCTTGGTACTGGGGTTTCGGTGACACCCCATAAAAGAGGTAAAATGATTGACGTTAATAATGCTAAGGCAGAGGGTCCTTTTTCTCCGGATAGATGTGGTGGATTACCAGCAGATCAACTAGTTAAACTCTGTTTTTCTGGAAAGTACACCTATGATGAATTAAAAGAGAAGGTAAGTAGTAAGGGCGGTTTTTATTCTTACTTCGGAACAACTGATGCCCGTGAGGTAGAAGCCATGGCTGCAGCAGGAAATGAGAAAGCCAATATTGTATTAGAGGCCCTGGCCTATCAAGTAGCAAAGGAAATAGGTGCCATGGCAGCCGTATTAGAGGGTGATGTAGACAAAATCATCTTAACAGGTGGAATCGCATACTCTAAGAGGATTGTTGCTGATATTGCAAAACGTGTTAAATTTATTGCTCCTATAGAAGTGGTACCGGGAGAGGAAGAACTTGAATCCTTAGCCCTTGGCGCATTAAGAGTGATCCGAGGAGAAGAAGAAGCAGCAATATATAGTTAA
- a CDS encoding LysR family transcriptional regulator: MDIRQLRYFIAVAEHLNFTEAAKHLFVAQSAVSQQIADLENKIEVKLFDRNKRSVKLTHAGGVLLKEAIDIVSRAEEAVIKTQEAELGIIGSLKIGFLGYTEKNFLPFLIRGFRRNYQNIDLQLDQYNHGILIDSLSTGELDIGFTLSFGLDNIGGLEKRSLFTEPISIVMHCDHPLAHQSSINLGDLAQERFIALNRHESPQGFNQTLLICANKGFSPNIVSGPKLLHTVLLLVDAEMGIAILPKSLEHHASPSLRFIDIEGEAVQHELVVAWKTSNQNPSIPLFLKELDAMNMKGQDDFLKIT; this comes from the coding sequence ATGGACATTCGACAATTGCGCTATTTCATTGCCGTTGCGGAACATTTAAATTTTACCGAAGCGGCTAAGCATTTATTCGTTGCACAATCAGCAGTCAGTCAACAGATCGCTGATTTAGAAAATAAAATTGAGGTCAAGCTCTTTGATAGAAATAAACGTTCAGTCAAATTAACCCATGCAGGTGGCGTACTTTTAAAAGAAGCCATTGATATTGTCAGCAGGGCCGAAGAGGCTGTCATCAAAACCCAAGAAGCTGAATTAGGAATTATAGGAAGCTTGAAAATAGGATTTTTAGGTTATACTGAGAAGAATTTTTTGCCTTTTTTAATCAGAGGATTTCGCCGTAACTATCAAAATATTGATTTACAATTAGATCAGTATAATCATGGAATACTAATCGATTCATTGAGCACCGGTGAATTGGACATTGGCTTTACACTTTCCTTTGGACTAGATAATATTGGGGGACTTGAGAAACGCAGTCTATTTACTGAGCCGATTTCAATTGTGATGCATTGTGATCACCCTCTTGCTCATCAATCCAGCATCAACCTAGGAGACTTGGCCCAGGAGCGCTTCATCGCCCTGAATAGACATGAGTCCCCCCAGGGATTCAATCAAACATTGCTTATCTGCGCTAATAAAGGTTTTTCTCCAAATATCGTTAGTGGCCCCAAGCTGCTTCATACGGTGCTACTGTTAGTCGATGCAGAAATGGGAATTGCCATCCTTCCCAAAAGTCTAGAGCATCATGCTAGTCCCAGCCTTAGATTTATTGATATCGAAGGTGAGGCAGTACAACACGAGCTTGTTGTTGCATGGAAGACAAGTAATCAAAACCCATCTATCCCTTTATTTTTGAAGGAGCTTGACGCTATGAATATGAAGGGCCAAGATGATTTTCTGAAAATCACGTAA
- a CDS encoding PAS domain-containing sensor histidine kinase — MNNGYLVKEQDLDYKILFEKSPDASLIIEGDRIIRCNDAAVEMFELLSKDQLIGKKVYGLFPKRQLDGSLSIKKAKELVRQAEENEVSKFEWTHSRRCGTLFYVEIVMVVIPINGKKVINVSLRDITEKIKARILLKTNEDIYQDMFEKNHANMLLADGDTGEIVDANPAACAFYGYDKEQFITMNVTDLSIGSHHEVFNRIEDVKCNKGKHYYFKDQLASGEIKDVEAYSGSINKNGRELVYSIIHDVTEKNKALEALKESEKKFKTLFNNANDLIFLNHAEDPSSSGQFIEVNEAACKRLGYTREELLEKTPSHITVDKAEGELAGYRKEIYKNGCATFETTLISKRGYEIPVEVNLHTFKLFETQVELSIVRDITERKQIEVSLIKSKEKYRKLMDFLPESVLIIDKEIILFSNATATKFLGFDTFNDMINRPLLDFIYWEDYDDMVEWINKIQRNKNSKPLVEIRFIKKDGSIAYGNIVETKVSFNDQESTMMIIRDITEQKEAKKLLEETIKYDKLKTEFFVNIAHELRTPLNVIFGALQLLELDFKQDEIEKKEALLGVDKRIKSMKQNCYRLLRLVNNIIDITKIESGYYQLELQNVDIVNVVENITMSVSEYMEIRGINLQFDTQVESKLIACDPDKMERIMLNLLANAIKFTESGGQIKVNMYEKEENMMISIQDTGIGIPEDRINVIFERFSQVDRSLTRSHEGSGIGLSLVKSLVELQGGQITVKSKIGQGSEFIIALPIGLLSNESTEYTQQEKSRQNKVEKVKIEFSDIYT; from the coding sequence ATGAATAACGGGTACTTAGTAAAAGAACAAGATTTAGATTATAAGATACTATTTGAAAAATCACCAGATGCTAGTCTGATCATTGAAGGGGACAGAATTATTAGGTGTAATGACGCTGCAGTGGAGATGTTTGAACTCTTATCAAAAGACCAACTTATTGGCAAGAAAGTTTATGGTTTATTTCCTAAAAGACAACTTGATGGCAGCTTGTCTATTAAGAAAGCTAAGGAATTGGTTAGACAGGCAGAGGAAAATGAGGTAAGTAAGTTTGAGTGGACCCACAGCCGTAGATGTGGAACACTTTTTTATGTGGAAATTGTAATGGTCGTGATACCAATCAACGGCAAAAAAGTTATTAATGTCTCCCTAAGGGACATAACTGAAAAAATAAAAGCCCGTATCCTTTTAAAGACAAATGAAGACATTTACCAGGATATGTTTGAAAAGAACCATGCAAATATGCTTTTAGCTGACGGTGATACAGGGGAGATTGTTGATGCCAACCCAGCTGCTTGCGCTTTTTATGGATATGATAAAGAACAATTCATCACAATGAATGTAACTGATCTTAGCATCGGTTCTCATCATGAAGTGTTTAATCGAATAGAAGATGTTAAGTGCAATAAAGGTAAACACTATTATTTCAAGGATCAACTGGCCAGTGGCGAAATAAAAGATGTAGAAGCATATAGTGGATCTATCAATAAGAATGGAAGAGAACTTGTCTATTCCATTATACATGATGTGACAGAGAAAAATAAAGCCTTAGAAGCTCTTAAAGAGAGTGAGAAAAAGTTTAAGACATTATTTAATAATGCCAATGACTTGATTTTTTTAAATCATGCTGAAGACCCCAGTAGTTCAGGTCAATTTATTGAGGTAAATGAGGCTGCTTGCAAGAGACTTGGATATACTAGAGAGGAATTGTTGGAAAAGACACCCTCACATATAACTGTTGATAAAGCTGAAGGTGAGTTAGCTGGGTACCGAAAGGAAATATACAAAAATGGGTGCGCCACCTTTGAGACAACACTGATATCTAAACGGGGATATGAAATCCCAGTCGAGGTTAACTTACATACCTTTAAATTATTTGAAACACAAGTAGAGCTCTCTATTGTGAGAGACATCACTGAACGCAAGCAAATTGAAGTATCATTAATAAAGAGTAAGGAAAAGTATCGTAAACTAATGGACTTTTTACCAGAGTCTGTGTTAATTATAGACAAAGAGATTATCTTATTTTCAAATGCAACGGCAACTAAATTTTTAGGGTTTGATACCTTTAATGACATGATTAACAGACCCCTATTGGATTTTATATACTGGGAAGATTATGATGATATGGTTGAATGGATCAACAAGATACAGAGGAATAAAAATTCTAAGCCCCTAGTAGAAATCAGATTTATTAAGAAAGATGGTAGTATCGCATATGGGAATATAGTTGAAACTAAGGTATCCTTCAATGATCAGGAAAGTACAATGATGATCATACGAGATATAACAGAACAAAAAGAAGCGAAAAAGTTGCTAGAGGAAACCATTAAATATGATAAGTTGAAAACAGAATTTTTTGTCAATATAGCCCATGAGCTTCGAACGCCCCTGAATGTTATATTTGGGGCTCTACAGCTCTTGGAATTAGACTTTAAGCAAGATGAAATAGAGAAGAAGGAAGCATTGCTAGGAGTGGACAAACGTATTAAGAGTATGAAGCAAAATTGTTATAGACTCTTAAGACTAGTTAATAACATCATCGATATTACTAAGATTGAGTCGGGGTATTATCAGTTAGAGCTCCAAAATGTAGATATAGTTAATGTAGTAGAAAATATTACAATGTCCGTATCGGAATATATGGAAATAAGAGGCATTAATCTACAGTTTGATACCCAGGTGGAGAGCAAACTGATTGCATGTGACCCAGATAAAATGGAGAGGATTATGTTGAATTTATTGGCCAATGCAATCAAGTTTACTGAATCAGGGGGCCAAATAAAAGTGAATATGTATGAAAAAGAGGAAAACATGATGATATCCATCCAAGACACGGGGATTGGGATTCCAGAGGATCGGATTAATGTGATATTTGAGCGTTTTAGTCAAGTAGATAGATCACTGACACGAAGTCATGAGGGGAGTGGAATTGGACTGTCCCTTGTTAAATCTTTAGTTGAACTACAGGGAGGTCAAATTACTGTTAAAAGCAAGATAGGGCAAGGAAGTGAATTTATCATAGCGTTACCCATAGGCTTGTTAAGTAATGAAAGCACAGAATATACACAACAGGAGAAATCTAGACAAAATAAAGTAGAAAAAGTAAAAATTGAGTTTTCTGATATATATACCTAA